Proteins from a single region of Paraflavitalea devenefica:
- a CDS encoding DUF6443 domain-containing protein, with product MKTIKLLLTLLTVFILQNSYGQAGIYGESCVIRGSVQSYSITGNWTPSTNMEWCITGGTIVGTSGSCKSGTPVHSISVVWGNGAGGTVSLWSSIGSASLDIDFTNSLNGGATAPAAQQVTYNSIPATITCSAPSGGSCTSTNYRFQWQQSADTTTWTDIAADTGVSHSFSVGLTQTMYYRRKVTIGTKYAYSTRAAVYIISTLQPGNIEPAAQSIYTNTVPVAFTGTGASGGNCTGTYAYQWQSGTTATTFTNITGATSVTYAPPALTASRYYRRRVICGADTLYSNTAYIAVVPPLNAGTLQAADDTITYNTSPGTITGRAATGGKCGGNYSYQWQHMNIYFSWVDIPGATDTNYTPGNLLYNTHYRRKVTCGTETKTANEIFIAIKSPLLPGSIKASVLNILYNTAPGAITVNTAPSGGNCSAYSYEWQRSADGITFTTIAGATAANYTPGALTANTAYRRKIICGTESGFSNVVTILVHNVTAAVFNNNYIRTRSFTRPAITDKGVADILTAPNDVSQVTSYFDGLARLVQTVSRQKGAGTTPKDLVQPVQYDRFGREAFKYMPYVAASTDGNLKLNPLTEQQSFNTTQFPGESAFYTQTQFEASPLNRDMKTSPPGANWAGSNRGVETQYLTNKVTDTLRVWNVNTDGTYASPGTYSINTVFKLITTNENGKQIIEYKDKEGKLILRKVQLGNTPGGAHTGWLCSYYVYDVYDNLCLVIPPKAVELLQGNAWNLYYNAAIIPEYCFEYKYDRRNRVVEKRSPGEKVTYTVYDRWDRAVLTQHGELRKQNKWIYTKYDAQDRLIVTGFYVDNTRLTRAQMQAFVDNIVPSLSRFEVRYNNGYTTDRSFPSTTTPEYLSMTFFDDYAWAPVATTKNNSFDSKLLTPSNTTWPYAQPLTQSTRTRGLVTGTRIFPAKGGSGVFNSVVNFYDENGRIIQIQTQHFAGGIDILTTQYDFAGKVLATHLRHQKTWPNAQEHEVLTFHTYNHAGLVTKTEKQLISTMAETKPRQTIAVYEYNDLGQRKTKKLGVATSPVETLDYLYNVRGWLTSINKDYVSGATTARYFGLEHGYDKAAAAPSGITYQRLQYNGNISGTTWRSKGDAIARKFDFTYDISDRLIKADFIQNTSGTTWNNSTVDFSVYGAPEHGGNIGYDANGNLLSLFQNGLFLTSSAPVDKLRYTYLNSNLSNRLSAVTEDASIGQTANKLGDFTDINTANNDYSYDDNGNLIADKNKRISSIVYNYLDLPQKITFLNSTGGTKGVIEYEYDAAGTKIQKYVAETGKPQKIWVYIGGVVYENDTLQFITHEEGRVRLNKSPTAATGKYEYDYFIQDHLGNTRMVLTEEVQADPYTLLSFEGTAGTAPVQNQDAQYENRTGGSIAVTTARTAWPAAYKTYNPPAAGDTNNYSMLVKKSTGAIGAAKLLKVMSGDRIHARVDYWYDVVNANNTGADGRQSIVSSLLAALGLSNKPSAIIKGAVSTVTGTLSNDADLLSFLNAPASTSGSNQAPKAYLNIVFFDEQFKFDNVNSRVYPVAYIGDKLRRTIDRFMANAIPVVKNGYAYIYFSNETNESVYFDNFQVTQERGRILEETHYYPFGGRMEGICSRAFGKTPNKYQFGGKELQNKEFSSTDGEPDGLEWLDFGARMYDPQIGRWHSPDPQGEKGRRWSPYNYAFDNPIRFTDPDGLWPDDPIFNGLLSVFTRAAQNPEVQKNMAATKTSAGKVFSGSIEVKLEGGVGGAIRFTAGPATIKAEVSAASIKGDVKKEGGDTKGSVTGTLGEVKVEAAVKDTKVSGSVKALTGGLSYSKQNGLDGDVKALDRNSSWSEGTTGMTITEDDIKIGADVKFFKAVKGGFDFNFAHAYRTFENALKTVSSLGKAALAEFKKDATYNNRSTPNSGSSPNSDPNYPATNSPIYGRH from the coding sequence ATGAAAACGATAAAACTCTTGCTCACCCTCCTCACTGTTTTCATCCTGCAAAACAGTTATGGCCAGGCCGGTATTTATGGCGAATCCTGCGTAATACGCGGCTCGGTCCAGTCTTATAGTATTACCGGCAACTGGACGCCTTCCACTAATATGGAATGGTGTATTACCGGCGGTACCATTGTGGGTACATCCGGTTCCTGCAAATCAGGAACGCCTGTTCATTCCATCTCGGTCGTCTGGGGCAATGGCGCCGGCGGTACCGTATCACTCTGGAGCTCCATAGGCAGCGCCAGCCTGGATATTGACTTTACCAACAGCCTGAACGGTGGCGCCACAGCGCCTGCTGCACAGCAGGTAACCTATAATAGCATACCGGCCACCATTACCTGTTCGGCGCCTTCCGGTGGTAGCTGTACTTCTACCAACTACAGGTTCCAGTGGCAACAATCAGCAGATACAACCACCTGGACGGATATTGCTGCAGACACCGGCGTCAGTCATTCCTTTTCCGTTGGTCTCACACAAACCATGTATTACCGTAGAAAAGTGACCATTGGCACTAAATACGCTTATTCCACCAGGGCTGCTGTATACATTATTTCCACGCTCCAACCGGGAAACATTGAACCTGCTGCCCAAAGCATCTACACCAATACAGTACCTGTTGCCTTCACCGGTACCGGGGCCTCTGGTGGTAACTGCACAGGTACTTATGCCTACCAGTGGCAATCCGGTACTACTGCAACCACCTTTACCAATATCACCGGCGCTACCAGTGTAACCTATGCACCGCCCGCTTTAACGGCCTCCCGGTATTATCGCCGCCGGGTGATCTGCGGAGCAGATACACTTTACTCCAATACAGCTTACATAGCGGTAGTGCCTCCACTCAATGCCGGCACCCTCCAGGCAGCAGATGATACCATTACCTACAACACCAGTCCCGGCACCATTACAGGCCGTGCAGCTACCGGCGGAAAATGTGGTGGCAACTACTCCTACCAGTGGCAGCACATGAACATTTACTTTTCCTGGGTAGATATTCCCGGCGCCACCGATACCAACTATACACCCGGTAACCTCCTGTACAATACCCACTATCGGCGTAAAGTGACCTGCGGCACAGAAACAAAAACTGCCAATGAAATCTTTATTGCTATCAAAAGCCCCTTACTACCTGGTTCTATCAAAGCTTCTGTACTCAACATCCTGTACAATACAGCGCCCGGTGCTATCACTGTCAATACAGCTCCATCCGGCGGTAACTGTAGCGCTTACAGCTACGAGTGGCAGCGGTCGGCCGATGGTATTACCTTCACCACCATTGCCGGCGCTACCGCCGCCAATTATACCCCCGGCGCCTTAACCGCCAATACGGCCTACCGCCGGAAAATCATTTGCGGTACAGAATCCGGATTCAGTAATGTGGTCACCATCCTCGTACATAACGTGACCGCTGCGGTATTCAATAACAACTATATCCGCACCAGGTCTTTCACAAGACCTGCCATCACTGATAAAGGAGTGGCCGATATCCTGACCGCACCCAACGACGTAAGCCAGGTGACCAGCTATTTTGACGGACTGGCGCGCCTCGTACAAACCGTATCCAGGCAAAAAGGCGCCGGCACTACTCCCAAAGACCTGGTGCAGCCGGTGCAATACGACCGGTTTGGAAGGGAAGCATTCAAGTATATGCCTTATGTGGCTGCCTCCACCGACGGAAACCTTAAACTAAATCCCTTAACTGAACAACAATCCTTTAATACGACCCAGTTCCCGGGAGAATCAGCTTTCTATACACAAACACAGTTTGAAGCGTCTCCATTAAACCGGGATATGAAAACCTCCCCGCCCGGCGCCAATTGGGCTGGCAGCAACAGAGGCGTGGAAACACAATACCTTACCAACAAAGTAACCGATACATTGCGTGTCTGGAATGTGAACACCGATGGTACCTATGCCAGTCCGGGTACCTATTCTATCAACACCGTGTTCAAACTCATTACCACCAATGAAAATGGTAAGCAGATCATTGAATACAAGGACAAGGAAGGAAAACTCATCCTCCGCAAAGTACAACTCGGCAATACACCCGGCGGCGCCCACACCGGCTGGTTGTGCTCCTATTATGTATATGATGTGTACGACAACCTCTGCCTCGTCATACCGCCCAAAGCAGTAGAGCTGCTGCAGGGAAATGCCTGGAACCTGTATTACAATGCAGCCATCATTCCCGAGTATTGCTTTGAATACAAATACGACCGGCGCAACAGGGTCGTTGAAAAAAGAAGCCCTGGCGAAAAAGTAACCTATACAGTCTATGACCGTTGGGACAGGGCAGTGCTGACGCAACATGGTGAGCTGCGCAAACAGAATAAATGGATCTATACGAAGTACGACGCGCAAGACAGATTAATAGTAACCGGCTTTTATGTGGATAACACACGCCTCACCCGTGCACAGATGCAGGCTTTTGTAGATAACATAGTACCGTCCTTAAGCCGGTTTGAAGTCAGGTATAACAATGGCTATACTACCGATCGCAGTTTCCCGTCTACTACAACACCGGAATACCTGTCCATGACCTTTTTTGATGACTATGCCTGGGCGCCCGTGGCCACCACCAAGAACAACAGTTTCGACAGTAAGCTATTGACGCCCTCCAACACAACCTGGCCCTATGCACAGCCCCTTACGCAAAGCACCCGTACAAGAGGACTGGTAACAGGTACAAGGATCTTCCCCGCAAAGGGTGGTTCGGGAGTTTTCAATTCGGTCGTTAACTTCTATGATGAAAACGGACGTATCATCCAGATACAAACACAACATTTTGCCGGAGGTATTGATATCCTTACCACCCAGTATGATTTCGCCGGCAAAGTACTGGCTACCCACCTGCGCCACCAGAAAACATGGCCCAATGCGCAGGAACATGAGGTGCTGACCTTCCATACGTATAATCACGCCGGACTGGTGACCAAAACCGAAAAACAACTCATCAGTACGATGGCCGAAACCAAACCACGGCAAACCATTGCTGTGTATGAGTACAATGACCTGGGACAGCGCAAGACGAAAAAACTGGGAGTGGCCACAAGTCCGGTAGAAACGTTGGATTACCTGTACAACGTACGGGGATGGCTAACCAGTATTAACAAAGATTATGTCAGTGGCGCCACTACTGCCCGTTACTTCGGTCTTGAACATGGTTATGATAAAGCAGCGGCCGCCCCGTCCGGCATCACTTATCAGCGTTTGCAATACAACGGTAACATCAGCGGCACCACCTGGAGAAGCAAAGGCGATGCCATTGCCCGTAAGTTTGATTTCACCTATGATATTTCCGACAGGCTCATCAAAGCCGATTTTATCCAGAACACCAGCGGCACAACGTGGAACAACAGTACCGTAGACTTTAGTGTATATGGCGCGCCCGAACATGGCGGCAACATTGGTTATGATGCCAATGGCAACCTGCTCAGCCTGTTCCAGAATGGCTTATTCCTCACCAGCTCGGCGCCGGTTGATAAACTCCGTTATACCTACCTCAACAGTAACCTGAGCAACAGGTTGTCGGCTGTTACAGAGGATGCCTCCATTGGCCAGACTGCCAACAAGCTCGGCGATTTCACCGATATTAATACTGCCAACAATGACTACAGCTATGATGATAATGGAAACCTGATAGCCGATAAAAACAAGCGCATCAGCAGCATTGTCTATAACTACCTTGATCTTCCCCAAAAGATTACTTTCCTCAACAGTACGGGTGGCACAAAAGGGGTAATTGAATATGAATACGATGCTGCCGGTACAAAAATCCAGAAGTATGTAGCAGAAACAGGCAAGCCACAGAAAATTTGGGTATACATCGGGGGAGTTGTTTATGAAAATGACACCCTGCAGTTCATTACCCATGAGGAAGGCCGCGTGCGGCTTAATAAGTCTCCCACCGCCGCTACCGGTAAATATGAGTATGATTACTTCATACAGGATCACCTTGGCAACACCCGCATGGTGCTTACGGAAGAAGTGCAGGCCGATCCATACACTTTACTCAGCTTTGAAGGAACGGCAGGCACAGCCCCGGTGCAAAACCAGGACGCCCAGTATGAGAACAGAACAGGCGGCTCCATAGCTGTTACCACTGCCAGGACCGCCTGGCCTGCTGCTTACAAAACCTACAATCCTCCTGCTGCCGGCGATACGAACAACTATAGCATGCTGGTGAAGAAAAGCACCGGCGCTATCGGGGCGGCCAAACTGCTCAAAGTAATGAGCGGTGACCGTATCCATGCCCGGGTAGATTACTGGTATGATGTAGTCAATGCCAACAATACCGGCGCCGATGGAAGACAAAGCATCGTATCCAGTCTGCTGGCGGCCTTGGGTCTCAGCAACAAACCATCAGCAATTATCAAAGGCGCTGTAAGTACAGTGACCGGCACACTCAGCAATGATGCCGACTTGCTGTCTTTCCTCAACGCACCTGCTTCCACCAGTGGCAGCAACCAGGCGCCCAAAGCCTATCTCAACATTGTATTCTTTGATGAACAATTTAAGTTTGACAATGTCAACAGCAGGGTATATCCGGTTGCTTACATCGGGGATAAGCTCAGGCGTACCATCGACAGGTTCATGGCCAATGCCATCCCGGTAGTGAAAAACGGATACGCCTACATCTACTTCAGCAATGAGACCAACGAGTCTGTTTACTTTGACAACTTTCAGGTAACACAGGAGCGGGGACGCATACTCGAAGAAACCCACTACTATCCCTTTGGTGGCCGCATGGAAGGTATTTGCAGCAGGGCCTTTGGCAAAACGCCCAACAAATACCAGTTTGGCGGCAAGGAACTACAGAACAAGGAATTCAGCAGTACGGACGGCGAGCCGGACGGATTGGAATGGCTCGACTTTGGCGCCCGTATGTACGATCCACAGATCGGCCGCTGGCATTCACCTGATCCGCAGGGCGAAAAGGGCCGGCGCTGGAGTCCTTATAACTATGCTTTTGATAATCCGATACGTTTCACGGATCCCGACGGCCTCTGGCCCGACGATCCCATCTTTAATGGGCTGCTAAGTGTCTTCACAAGAGCTGCCCAAAATCCCGAAGTACAAAAGAACATGGCAGCTACCAAAACAAGCGCCGGAAAGGTTTTTTCTGGTAGTATTGAGGTGAAGCTGGAAGGCGGGGTAGGTGGTGCCATCCGGTTCACAGCAGGCCCTGCCACCATTAAGGCGGAAGTAAGTGCCGCCAGCATAAAAGGCGATGTCAAGAAAGAAGGAGGCGATACGAAAGGGTCAGTAACAGGCACTCTAGGAGAAGTTAAAGTGGAAGCTGCTGTAAAAGATACCAAAGTAAGCGGGTCTGTAAAAGCGCTCACTGGCGGCCTGAGTTATTCAAAACAAAATGGGTTGGATGGTGATGTAAAGGCGTTGGACAGAAATTCTTCCTGGTCTGAGGGAACAACGGGAATGACGATTACAGAGGATGATATAAAGATAGGAGCAGATGTCAAGTTCTTTAAAGCCGTTAAGGGTGGATTCGATTTCAACTTTGCACACGCCTACCGTACTTTCGAGAATGCCTTGAAAACCGTTAGTTCATTAGGCAAGGCTGCACTGGCGGAATTTAAGAAAGATGCTACTTACAATAATAGAAGTACCCCTAATAGTGGTAGTAGCCCTAACAGTGATCCCAATTATCCGGCTACCAACAGCCCTATATATGGTCGTCATTAA